DNA from Aureimonas sp. AU20:
GCGCGCGTGCCGTGTCCATCGCCAGCGGTTCCAGCCAGCCCTGCGCGTTCAGAGGGTTGATGAGGACGATCTCCGGCCCGTCCTCCTCGTCCAGCCGCTTGGCGATCGCCTCGGCGATGCGGCGCGATGCGAAATATTGGCTCTCGGCGTAGATCGTCCGGCGTGCCGAAGCGATCTGATCGAGATAGAGCGTCTCGATCTCGGTGATCGGCCCATGGGTGTGCGAGGGCGGGCTCGATCGCGACACGGCCATGCGCACATTCTCGAAATGCGGCTTCAGTTTCTCGGGCCACGGGTCGTAGGTGCGGCCCAGCGGCTCCATCGGTCGCCCGCCGGCATCGTGCCAGCGGTCGCGTGCGACCTGCGCCAGCGCCAGCGCCATCGGGCCGTCCACGGCTGTCGTCGCGTCGTGCCAAGGTTTGTGCGGCTTGCCGCTGACCAGAAGCCGGCGAGGGTCGTGATGGACGTGCTCGCGCGTGTCCCAGCGCTCCTCCGTCACGTCGATGCCGCCGCAAAAGGCCAGGCTCTCGTCGATCACGACGATCTTCTGATGATGCGAGGCGCCGGGCGGATGGGTGCTGTCGAGCTTGGTGTGAATGCGCCGATGGCTCATCCACTTCATCACCGTGAAGAGGGTGGAGCCCCGCACCAGCGTCTTCAGGGCGCCGAGGTCCCAGCGCAGGAGATAAACCTCCAGGGCCGGGTTCTGGTCCACCAGCCAGTAGATGAAGTCGCCGACCTTCTCCGGCGCGTTGTCGCCTTCCGGCCGGCCAAGGCGAATGCGCGCGTCGAAATCCCAGCCCACCAGAACGATGCGGCGCTTGGCGCGCAGCATGGCCGCGCGCGCGTGAACGAAATACTCGTCCGCATCCACGATCAGCGCGGCTCGATGGGCCTCGGCCACGCAGAGGCAATTCCCGCCGGGACGAAATTGGACTCCCTTCGCTGCGTCGAGAGAGTGCGGGGAGGCGGATTTCGGTTCCGAGGCGCGACCGTGCATGACATCCTTCGGTGCTTCTTCATTATGGCCTGTCCTTAAGCGAGCGACGCCTCGCTGGGATGACAGGTCCGGACCCTCGCGGCTCCGTGAGCAAAGATGCGGCAAGATGCGCAAGGGACAAGCGGCAAAAGGAGGAGCGACTGATCTCCGCCTCCTGATCCCGCAGCTCATGCTTCGGTGATCCTTAACGCCTTCATCTCGTACGGCCCGATCTTCGGCGAAGTCTCGCCACGCTTATGTTGCAAGGCAACAGAAATGACTCCCCGACGTTTCCGACCATCTCGCCGCCGTACCAAGGCGAGAGGAGAGAGACCGACGACGCTCGGACCCGACCAAGCTCCCGAACTGCGCTTTTGCGTAGGGAGCCGGTTCGACGCGAAACCGAAC
Protein-coding regions in this window:
- a CDS encoding phospholipase D-like domain-containing protein, whose protein sequence is MAEAHRAALIVDADEYFVHARAAMLRAKRRIVLVGWDFDARIRLGRPEGDNAPEKVGDFIYWLVDQNPALEVYLLRWDLGALKTLVRGSTLFTVMKWMSHRRIHTKLDSTHPPGASHHQKIVVIDESLAFCGGIDVTEERWDTREHVHHDPRRLLVSGKPHKPWHDATTAVDGPMALALAQVARDRWHDAGGRPMEPLGRTYDPWPEKLKPHFENVRMAVSRSSPPSHTHGPITEIETLYLDQIASARRTIYAESQYFASRRIAEAIAKRLDEEDGPEIVLINPLNAQGWLEPLAMDTARARLHEVLRQHDRHGRFRIYHPFTDGGDAIYVHAKILIVDDRILRVGSSNLNNRSMRLDTECDVTIDTSLPGNFDKGPTILHLRDDLLAEHLGVKREVVTAEIERTGSLIATIEALRGEGKTLRPYERPELTGMEQWLADNEVLDPEGPDEMFEGFEKRGLFRRLKPRNWRKAKPA